Proteins co-encoded in one Halorussus lipolyticus genomic window:
- a CDS encoding archease, with protein sequence MSYELRDHTADVAVEVTGPTLESVFAGAGDGLAGAMCDEIPESVGDRFDFEVRAEAREALLFDYLDQLIYERDVRSVLPVDNEVEIREEGGEWVLEASARGVPLADVSAREIKAVTYSEMALEETDSGWRAYVVFDV encoded by the coding sequence ATGAGCTACGAACTCCGGGACCACACCGCCGACGTGGCCGTCGAAGTGACCGGGCCGACCCTCGAATCGGTGTTTGCCGGGGCGGGCGACGGACTCGCCGGCGCGATGTGCGACGAGATTCCCGAATCGGTCGGCGACCGCTTCGACTTCGAGGTCCGCGCCGAGGCCCGCGAGGCCCTGCTGTTCGATTATCTGGACCAACTCATCTACGAGCGAGACGTTCGGTCGGTTCTCCCAGTAGACAACGAGGTCGAGATTCGAGAGGAGGGCGGCGAATGGGTACTCGAAGCGAGCGCCCGCGGCGTCCCACTGGCAGACGTTTCGGCCCGCGAAATCAAGGCGGTGACCTACTCCGAGATGGCGCTTGAGGAGACCGATTCGGGGTGGCGGGCCTACGTCGTCTTCGACGTGTGA
- a CDS encoding GNAT family N-acetyltransferase: MSVNVDFEIARPGDDSYVEPAWKLKERIRSEEDVLKQRKGFFTDAYRRSTVHLLVTREAHSGGESDEKLMGFAAVRRDGYILFLAVSPEFRGEGVGKRLVGQVAENHDSVTCHARASNQNALGFYEHLGFEVERHIENYYEDGGDAYYLKLGGNGGLTQKISDFMRG; the protein is encoded by the coding sequence GTGAGCGTCAACGTCGATTTCGAAATCGCCCGGCCCGGCGACGACAGCTACGTCGAGCCGGCGTGGAAGCTCAAAGAGCGCATCCGGAGCGAGGAGGACGTGCTGAAACAGCGCAAGGGCTTTTTCACCGACGCCTACCGGCGCTCGACGGTCCATCTCCTCGTGACGCGGGAGGCCCACTCGGGGGGCGAGAGCGACGAGAAACTGATGGGGTTCGCGGCGGTCCGGCGCGACGGCTACATCCTCTTTCTCGCCGTCAGTCCGGAGTTCCGCGGCGAGGGGGTCGGCAAGCGCCTCGTCGGACAGGTCGCCGAGAACCACGATAGCGTCACCTGCCACGCTCGCGCCAGCAACCAGAACGCCCTCGGATTCTACGAGCATCTCGGGTTCGAGGTCGAGCGTCACATCGAGAACTACTACGAGGACGGCGGCGACGCCTACTACCTCAAACTCGGCGGGAACGGCGGCCTGACCCAGAAGATTTCGGACTTCATGCGGGGGTGA
- the panB gene encoding 3-methyl-2-oxobutanoate hydroxymethyltransferase: MTTVQDLAEKAGEEEITMLTAYDAPTAGIVDEAGVDVILVGDSMGNAVMGHDSTLPVTVEEMQSRTASVARGADDALVVADMPFLSYGVDRSEAVENCGRMLKEADANAVKIESGPHTVELTERLVDLGIPVMAHLGLTPQRVNQLGGYFRQGTDEESAGEMLELAKAHEDAGAFSLVLEHVPSNVAGQITDALDIPTIGIGAGPDTDGQVLVLNDVFGMSERSPSFSEQFGDVRSEMEQAVEGFRDAVESGEFPAEKHSYEEAEIDDIY; the protein is encoded by the coding sequence ATGACGACCGTTCAGGACCTCGCGGAGAAGGCGGGCGAGGAGGAGATTACGATGCTGACCGCGTACGACGCGCCCACCGCCGGAATCGTGGACGAGGCCGGGGTGGACGTAATTTTAGTCGGCGACAGCATGGGCAACGCGGTCATGGGCCACGACTCGACGCTCCCCGTGACTGTCGAGGAGATGCAGAGTCGGACCGCCTCGGTCGCTCGCGGGGCCGACGACGCGCTGGTGGTCGCTGACATGCCCTTCCTGAGTTACGGCGTGGACCGGAGCGAGGCCGTCGAGAACTGCGGCCGGATGCTCAAGGAGGCCGACGCCAACGCCGTCAAAATCGAGAGCGGTCCCCACACCGTCGAACTCACCGAGCGACTCGTGGACTTGGGGATTCCCGTGATGGCCCACCTCGGGCTTACTCCTCAGCGCGTCAACCAGTTGGGCGGCTACTTCCGGCAGGGAACCGACGAGGAGAGCGCGGGCGAGATGCTGGAACTGGCGAAGGCCCACGAGGACGCCGGGGCCTTCTCGCTGGTACTGGAACACGTCCCCTCGAACGTCGCGGGCCAGATTACCGACGCCCTCGACATCCCGACCATCGGCATCGGCGCTGGCCCCGACACCGACGGGCAGGTCCTCGTGCTGAACGACGTGTTCGGCATGAGCGAGCGCAGTCCCTCCTTCTCCGAGCAGTTCGGCGACGTGCGCAGTGAGATGGAGCAAGCGGTCGAGGGGTTCCGCGACGCGGTGGAGTCAGGAGAGTTCCCCGCCGAGAAGCACAGTTACGAGGAAGCCGAAATCGACGACATTTACTGA
- a CDS encoding DUF5822 domain-containing protein, with translation MPEPVESHDPEGVDYAWVMQTTFALTIVVGAPVVAVVSLLVGVSLPTWAARAEFAIRVGALVWFVVAVGVFLYARSQE, from the coding sequence GTGCCCGAACCAGTCGAGTCCCACGACCCCGAGGGCGTCGATTACGCGTGGGTGATGCAGACCACCTTCGCCCTCACCATCGTCGTGGGCGCGCCGGTCGTCGCCGTCGTCTCTCTGCTCGTCGGGGTCTCGCTCCCGACGTGGGCCGCGAGAGCCGAGTTTGCGATTCGGGTCGGCGCGCTGGTCTGGTTCGTCGTCGCAGTGGGCGTGTTTCTGTACGCTCGGAGTCAGGAGTGA
- the priS gene encoding DNA primase small subunit PriS produces the protein MEERTRAYLRGRFRDHYRRSELTPPPYPQSREWGYIPWSSGPTTMVRHQSLLELGEIGDFLRRERPRHVYFSAGRYDDPGADDMDAKGWRDSDLVFDIDADHLTGVDPQRDSYGEMLAEGKGEVLNLVALLEDDFGFSDLTVVFSGGRGYHVHVRDEDVRDLNRDERREIVDYIRADGIELDAIQRTEMGGTATRRVLKKDGGWGRRVHRELLSLADELLELDDEDALDRLKEFDRIGDGRAKTILGAVSEDYEKLESGNIERGGPGIRQLAKVMTRKVVEEQSAAIDEPVTTDLRRLIRLPGSLHGGTGLEVTRIPRDEIEAFDPLSDPVPATFEGNEVAIEVTDPGPVELNDETFRLPDGDVSVPEYVAVFLMARGRAEKGRE, from the coding sequence ATGGAAGAGCGCACCCGAGCGTACCTCCGCGGTCGGTTCCGCGACCACTACCGGCGGAGCGAACTGACGCCGCCGCCCTACCCCCAGTCGCGGGAGTGGGGATACATCCCGTGGAGTTCCGGGCCGACGACGATGGTCCGCCACCAGTCGCTGTTGGAACTCGGGGAAATCGGCGACTTCCTCCGGCGAGAGCGCCCGCGCCACGTCTACTTCTCGGCCGGGCGCTACGATGACCCCGGCGCGGACGACATGGACGCGAAGGGGTGGCGCGACTCGGACTTGGTGTTCGACATCGACGCCGACCACCTGACCGGCGTGGACCCCCAACGGGACTCCTACGGTGAGATGCTCGCTGAGGGGAAAGGCGAGGTCCTGAACCTCGTGGCCCTGCTGGAAGACGACTTCGGCTTCTCGGACCTGACGGTCGTCTTCTCGGGCGGTCGGGGCTACCACGTCCACGTCCGCGACGAGGACGTTCGGGACCTGAACCGGGACGAGCGCCGGGAAATCGTGGACTACATCCGGGCCGACGGCATCGAACTCGACGCCATCCAGCGCACCGAGATGGGCGGCACCGCGACCCGGCGCGTGCTGAAGAAGGACGGCGGGTGGGGTCGGCGCGTGCATCGGGAACTCCTCTCGCTGGCCGACGAACTGCTGGAACTGGACGACGAGGACGCCCTCGACCGACTCAAAGAGTTCGACCGCATCGGCGACGGGCGGGCGAAAACCATCCTCGGGGCGGTGTCGGAGGACTACGAGAAGTTGGAGAGCGGGAACATCGAGCGGGGCGGGCCGGGCATCCGCCAACTGGCGAAGGTGATGACCCGGAAGGTGGTCGAAGAGCAGTCGGCCGCCATCGACGAACCCGTCACGACCGACCTCCGGCGACTCATCCGCCTGCCGGGGAGTCTCCACGGGGGGACCGGCCTCGAAGTCACCCGAATCCCGCGAGACGAAATCGAGGCCTTCGACCCACTCAGCGACCCGGTTCCGGCGACCTTCGAGGGCAACGAGGTCGCAATCGAAGTGACCGACCCCGGCCCGGTCGAACTGAACGACGAAACCTTTAGGCTCCCTGACGGTGACGTATCGGTTCCCGAATACGTGGCCGTCTTCCTGATGGCCCGCGGCCGGGCCGAGAAGGGGCGCGAATGA
- a CDS encoding DUF7127 family protein, whose product MSLKHIADRDDVFARRYDYGDEEVLVADLGVAGDASVDLLDDTAIVVFEDDEGARQLELELPDGGAQAFITNGVLTIEVGL is encoded by the coding sequence ATGTCATTGAAGCACATCGCCGACAGAGACGACGTGTTCGCCCGACGCTACGACTACGGCGACGAGGAGGTCCTCGTCGCTGACCTCGGCGTCGCGGGCGATGCCTCCGTGGACCTCTTGGACGACACGGCAATCGTCGTTTTCGAGGACGACGAGGGCGCTCGCCAGCTCGAACTCGAACTGCCAGACGGCGGGGCACAAGCGTTTATCACCAACGGCGTCCTCACTATCGAGGTGGGACTATGA
- a CDS encoding CDC48 family AAA ATPase produces the protein MKLTVKPLKQKDAGRGLAAIDRQSMHELGVENGDYIVIEGKSQGRAVARVWPGYPEDEGRGVVRIDGQLRQEAGVGIDDKVTIEKADVKPASSVTIALPQNLQIRGDITPHVRDKLSGQAITKGQNVPFGFGLMGMGSGQSIPLKVASTDPEGTVVVTDSTEINISERAAEEIAQGGGAGGPEGTPSVTYEDIGGLESELEQVREMIELPMRHPELFSRLGIDPPKGVLLHGPPGTGKTLMAKAVANEIDAHFQTISGPEIMSKYYGESEEKLREVFEDAEENAPAIIFIDELDSIAPKRDEAGGDVERRVVAQLLSLMDGLESRGEVTVIAATNRVDAIDPALRRPGRFDREIEIGVPDREGRLEIMQVHTRGMPLSDGVDLAEYADNTHGFVGADLENLAKEGAMNALRRIRPEIDLEEEEIPADVLESLKVTERDLKEALKGIEPSALREVFVEVPDVTWDQVGGLEDTKERLRETIQWPLDYPEVFDELDMQAAKGVLMYGPPGTGKTLMAKAVANESDSNFISIKGPELLSKWVGESEKGVREVFSKARENAPTVVFFDEIDSIATERGSGGGGGTQVSERVVSQLLTELDGLEELEDVVVVATSNRPDLIDSALLRPGRLDRHVHVPVPDEDARKAIFEVHTRDKPVADDVDLDWLASETEGYVGADIEAVTREASMAASREFINSVDPEEIGDSVGNVRISKDHFEQALDEVTPSVTEDTKERYEEIEEQFDSAEPATDEDTLGRTFQ, from the coding sequence ATGAAGCTTACTGTCAAGCCGTTAAAGCAGAAGGACGCCGGTCGCGGACTCGCCGCCATCGACCGCCAGTCGATGCACGAACTCGGCGTCGAGAACGGCGACTACATCGTCATCGAGGGCAAGAGTCAGGGTCGGGCCGTCGCCCGCGTCTGGCCGGGCTACCCCGAGGACGAGGGCCGAGGAGTCGTCCGAATCGACGGACAGCTACGCCAAGAGGCCGGCGTCGGCATTGACGACAAGGTGACAATCGAGAAGGCGGACGTCAAGCCCGCCAGCTCCGTCACCATCGCGCTCCCCCAGAATCTCCAGATTCGGGGCGACATCACGCCGCACGTCCGGGACAAGCTTAGCGGACAGGCCATCACCAAGGGCCAGAACGTCCCGTTCGGCTTCGGGCTGATGGGGATGGGTTCGGGCCAGTCCATCCCGCTGAAGGTCGCCAGCACCGACCCCGAGGGGACGGTGGTCGTGACCGATTCGACCGAAATCAACATCAGCGAACGCGCCGCCGAGGAGATAGCGCAGGGCGGCGGTGCCGGCGGTCCTGAGGGCACGCCCAGCGTGACCTACGAGGACATCGGCGGCCTCGAAAGCGAGTTAGAGCAGGTCCGCGAGATGATAGAGTTGCCGATGCGCCACCCCGAGCTGTTCAGCCGGCTCGGCATCGACCCGCCGAAGGGCGTCCTGCTCCACGGTCCGCCGGGGACCGGCAAGACCCTGATGGCGAAGGCCGTCGCCAACGAAATCGACGCCCACTTCCAGACCATCTCGGGCCCCGAAATCATGTCGAAGTACTACGGGGAGTCCGAGGAGAAACTGCGTGAGGTGTTCGAGGACGCCGAGGAGAACGCCCCGGCCATCATCTTCATCGACGAGTTGGACTCCATCGCGCCGAAGCGCGACGAGGCCGGCGGCGACGTGGAACGCCGCGTCGTTGCCCAACTCCTCTCGCTGATGGACGGCCTCGAATCCCGCGGCGAGGTCACCGTCATCGCGGCCACGAACCGCGTCGATGCCATCGACCCGGCGCTCCGGCGTCCCGGCCGATTCGACCGCGAAATCGAAATCGGCGTGCCGGACCGCGAGGGCCGACTCGAAATCATGCAGGTCCACACTCGCGGGATGCCCCTCTCGGACGGCGTGGACTTAGCGGAGTACGCCGACAACACCCACGGCTTCGTCGGCGCTGACCTCGAAAACCTCGCCAAGGAGGGCGCGATGAACGCGCTCCGGCGCATCCGGCCCGAAATCGACCTCGAAGAAGAGGAGATACCGGCCGACGTGCTGGAGTCGCTGAAGGTCACCGAGCGAGACCTCAAGGAGGCGCTGAAGGGCATCGAACCCTCGGCGCTCCGCGAGGTCTTCGTGGAAGTCCCCGACGTGACGTGGGACCAAGTCGGCGGTTTGGAGGACACCAAAGAACGCCTCCGCGAGACCATCCAGTGGCCGCTGGACTACCCCGAGGTCTTCGATGAACTCGACATGCAGGCCGCCAAGGGCGTCCTGATGTACGGCCCGCCCGGCACCGGCAAGACCCTGATGGCGAAGGCCGTCGCCAACGAGAGCGACAGTAACTTCATCTCGATCAAGGGTCCCGAACTCCTGTCGAAGTGGGTCGGCGAGTCCGAGAAGGGCGTCCGCGAGGTGTTCAGCAAGGCTCGGGAGAACGCCCCGACAGTGGTGTTCTTCGACGAAATCGACTCCATCGCCACCGAGCGCGGAAGCGGCGGCGGTGGCGGCACGCAGGTCAGCGAGCGCGTCGTCTCCCAACTGTTGACCGAGTTGGACGGCCTCGAAGAACTGGAGGACGTCGTGGTCGTCGCCACCTCGAACCGGCCGGACCTCATCGACTCGGCGCTCCTGCGGCCCGGACGCTTGGACCGCCACGTCCACGTCCCGGTGCCCGACGAGGACGCCCGCAAGGCCATCTTCGAGGTCCACACCCGCGACAAGCCCGTCGCCGACGACGTTGACCTCGACTGGCTAGCCAGCGAGACCGAGGGTTACGTCGGTGCCGACATCGAAGCCGTCACGCGCGAGGCGTCGATGGCCGCGAGTCGGGAGTTCATCAACAGCGTGGACCCCGAGGAGATAGGCGACAGCGTGGGCAACGTCCGCATCAGCAAGGACCACTTCGAGCAGGCCTTGGACGAGGTGACCCCGAGCGTCACCGAGGACACCAAGGAACGCTACGAGGAAATCGAAGAGCAGTTCGACTCCGCGGAACCCGCGACGGACGAAGACACGCTGGGACGCACGTTCCAGTAG
- a CDS encoding alpha/beta fold hydrolase, translated as MQTVTHHGRTTAYRVADRGAEGSALLCVHGSGGTHEVWKGQLGRLAGQRPVVALDLSGHGDSADFDADLGWETISAYADDVLAVADETDAGVLVGNSLGGAVALHIAIERDHDFDGLVLTGTGAKLPVLADLREWLESDFDRAVEFLHGENRLFHDADSRYTRLSTEAMKAVGQRVTRRDFESCHVFDVRDKLGDVDVPTLALVGEHDHLTPPDYHEELADAIPDARYREVLGAAHLAMLEEPEGFNAAVRDFLDETGI; from the coding sequence ATGCAAACGGTCACGCACCACGGCAGGACCACGGCCTACCGCGTCGCCGACCGAGGAGCAGAGGGGTCAGCGCTCCTCTGCGTCCACGGTTCGGGCGGTACCCACGAGGTCTGGAAGGGACAACTCGGTCGGTTGGCGGGCCAGCGCCCGGTCGTCGCGCTGGACTTGAGCGGCCACGGCGACTCGGCGGACTTCGACGCCGACCTCGGGTGGGAGACCATCTCGGCCTACGCCGACGACGTGCTGGCGGTCGCAGACGAGACCGACGCGGGCGTGCTGGTCGGCAACTCGCTCGGCGGCGCTGTCGCGCTCCACATCGCCATCGAGCGCGACCACGACTTCGACGGACTGGTTCTGACCGGCACGGGCGCGAAACTCCCCGTGCTGGCCGACCTCCGGGAGTGGCTCGAATCCGATTTCGACCGGGCGGTCGAGTTCCTCCACGGCGAAAATCGGCTGTTTCACGACGCCGACTCGCGGTACACCCGACTCTCGACCGAGGCGATGAAGGCGGTCGGCCAGCGCGTGACTCGCCGGGACTTCGAGTCCTGCCACGTCTTCGACGTGCGCGACAAACTCGGCGACGTGGACGTGCCGACCCTCGCGCTCGTCGGCGAACACGACCACCTCACGCCGCCGGACTACCACGAGGAGCTAGCCGACGCGATTCCGGACGCGCGCTACCGCGAGGTGCTGGGCGCGGCCCACCTCGCCATGCTGGAGGAGCCTGAGGGTTTCAACGCGGCGGTTCGGGACTTTCTGGACGAGACGGGCATCTGA
- a CDS encoding HAD family hydrolase encodes MTRDDADELAAVVYDLDGTLVRLDVDWEAVDAGLVALLEREGVDTDPLTMWEHLDAAEEAGVGDEADELVAEAEREGAENSRRLELADALTDREIPVGVCSLNHESAVRIALDRHDLTRHVESVVGRGTVPERKPHPRPLLAAIEELGVEPENVLFVGDSASDEKTAERAGTKFEWVE; translated from the coding sequence GTGACCCGAGACGACGCCGACGAGTTGGCCGCGGTGGTCTACGACCTCGACGGGACGCTGGTCCGACTCGACGTGGACTGGGAGGCGGTAGACGCCGGACTGGTGGCCCTGCTGGAACGCGAGGGCGTGGATACCGACCCCCTGACGATGTGGGAACACCTCGACGCCGCCGAAGAGGCCGGCGTGGGCGACGAGGCCGACGAACTCGTCGCCGAGGCCGAGCGCGAGGGGGCCGAGAACTCCCGGCGACTCGAACTCGCGGACGCTCTCACCGACCGCGAGATTCCGGTCGGCGTCTGCTCGCTCAACCACGAGTCGGCGGTCCGCATTGCCTTGGACCGCCACGACCTGACCCGACACGTCGAGAGCGTGGTCGGCCGGGGGACCGTGCCCGAGCGAAAACCCCACCCGCGCCCCCTGCTGGCGGCAATCGAGGAGTTGGGCGTCGAACCCGAGAACGTCCTGTTCGTCGGCGACTCGGCGAGTGACGAGAAGACCGCCGAACGCGCCGGGACGAAGTTCGAGTGGGTGGAGTGA
- a CDS encoding ribbon-helix-helix protein, CopG family, with protein MHQDHLDMESVTLELSEEELERIDDIAFADHRDNREAAIRELLDQWLKDRERADAKADESGGE; from the coding sequence ATGCACCAAGACCACCTCGATATGGAGTCGGTCACGCTCGAACTCTCCGAGGAGGAACTCGAGCGCATCGACGACATCGCGTTCGCGGACCACCGGGACAACCGCGAGGCCGCGATTCGGGAACTCCTCGACCAGTGGCTGAAAGACCGCGAGCGAGCGGACGCCAAGGCCGACGAATCAGGCGGCGAGTGA
- a CDS encoding RtcB family protein, which yields MTDNDAGDTYEAGDVTLEKVREYVWEIPKQGDMRVPARVLASEDLLDQIADDKTLEQLKNSTHLPGVRKYNVCMPDGHQGYGFPVGGVAGIDAEEGCISPGAVGYDINCGVRMMKTDLTYEKVRGREEELLDALFANIPSGLGGGGVVEGDIDTVEAILDRGMEWALEEGWAVEEDLAHCEDEGVRHDSDPSKVSQKAKDRGKNQIGSLGSGNHFLEVQRVTDTYLDDVADAYGLEEGQIVVLIHCGSRGLGHQVCNDYLRDIEKAHAGLLSQLPDKELAAAPAGSQLAEDYYDAMCASINFAWVNRQLIMHRTRQVFEKVFGSDWESMGMDLLYDVAHNIAKKETHTVEGGDERELYVHRKGATRAFPAGHEEVPGAYLDVGQPIIIPGSMGAGSYVLRGGEDSMDLTFGSTAHGAGRTMSRTQAKQDYWGGDVQDELEQEHIYVKAQSGATVAEEAPGVYKDVDEVVRVSDALGIGDKVARTFPVCNIKG from the coding sequence ATGACCGACAACGACGCGGGAGATACCTACGAGGCGGGCGATGTCACGCTCGAAAAGGTCCGCGAGTACGTCTGGGAGATTCCCAAGCAAGGCGACATGCGCGTCCCGGCCAGAGTGCTGGCCAGCGAGGACCTGCTGGACCAAATCGCCGACGACAAGACACTCGAACAGTTGAAGAACTCGACCCACCTGCCGGGCGTCCGCAAGTACAACGTCTGCATGCCCGACGGCCATCAGGGGTACGGCTTCCCGGTCGGCGGCGTGGCCGGAATCGACGCCGAGGAGGGCTGTATCTCGCCGGGAGCAGTTGGTTACGACATCAATTGCGGCGTAAGAATGATGAAGACCGACCTGACCTACGAGAAGGTCCGAGGCCGCGAGGAGGAACTTCTCGACGCCCTGTTCGCCAACATTCCCTCGGGCCTCGGTGGGGGCGGCGTGGTCGAAGGCGACATCGACACCGTGGAGGCCATCCTCGACCGGGGGATGGAGTGGGCGCTCGAAGAAGGGTGGGCCGTCGAGGAGGACTTGGCCCACTGCGAGGACGAGGGCGTGCGCCACGATAGCGACCCCTCGAAAGTGTCCCAGAAGGCCAAAGACAGGGGCAAGAACCAAATCGGAAGCCTCGGGTCGGGCAACCACTTCCTCGAAGTCCAGCGCGTGACCGACACGTATCTGGACGACGTGGCCGACGCCTACGGACTGGAGGAGGGCCAAATCGTGGTTCTCATCCACTGCGGGAGTCGCGGGTTGGGCCATCAGGTCTGCAACGACTACCTGCGAGACATCGAGAAGGCTCACGCGGGCCTCCTCTCGCAACTACCGGACAAGGAACTCGCGGCCGCCCCCGCCGGAAGCCAGTTGGCGGAAGACTACTACGACGCGATGTGTGCCTCCATCAACTTCGCGTGGGTCAACCGCCAACTCATCATGCACCGCACGCGGCAGGTGTTCGAGAAGGTCTTCGGGTCGGACTGGGAGTCGATGGGCATGGACCTGCTGTACGACGTGGCGCACAACATCGCCAAGAAGGAGACCCACACGGTCGAAGGCGGCGACGAGCGCGAACTATACGTCCACCGGAAGGGCGCGACCAGAGCCTTCCCGGCGGGCCACGAGGAGGTCCCCGGCGCGTACCTCGACGTGGGCCAGCCAATCATCATCCCCGGAAGCATGGGCGCGGGAAGCTACGTCCTCCGGGGCGGCGAGGACTCGATGGACCTCACGTTCGGTTCGACGGCCCACGGCGCGGGCCGGACGATGAGTCGCACGCAGGCCAAGCAGGACTACTGGGGCGGCGACGTGCAGGACGAACTCGAACAGGAACACATCTACGTCAAGGCCCAGAGCGGTGCCACGGTGGCCGAGGAGGCCCCCGGCGTCTACAAGGACGTAGACGAGGTGGTCCGGGTCTCGGACGCCCTCGGCATCGGCGACAAGGTGGCCCGGACCTTCCCGGTCTGCAACATCAAGGGATAG
- a CDS encoding HalOD1 output domain-containing protein codes for MSEEGGKTPPDADDFIVHRELFEGDEPDATDEPEIDIAKIVADLEGKEATDISSLYDTIDHVVEHLYSNPPPIEAQAELEFTYEGYRIELSQDGRATFMKIAD; via the coding sequence ATGAGTGAGGAGGGTGGGAAGACTCCGCCGGACGCCGATGATTTCATCGTCCATCGCGAACTTTTCGAGGGCGACGAACCCGACGCTACCGACGAACCGGAAATCGACATCGCCAAAATCGTCGCTGACCTCGAAGGCAAGGAGGCGACGGACATCTCGTCGCTGTACGACACCATCGACCACGTGGTCGAACATCTCTACTCGAATCCGCCGCCAATCGAGGCCCAAGCCGAACTGGAGTTCACTTACGAGGGCTACCGCATCGAACTCTCACAGGATGGGAGGGCGACGTTCATGAAAATCGCCGACTAG
- a CDS encoding acyl-CoA dehydrogenase family protein has protein sequence MNLSDEQQAIRDVVREFAVEEIRPTAEAGDREQTFPEEVWDGLADLDMTSLTVPEEYGGLDVDRLTYSIVNEEVAYGQLAVATALSVHSLATSCIAEFGDEDQKERWLPDMAEGRPVGAFALSEPQAGSNPAEMTTEARREGDEYVINGKKQWITNGHRAGVVVLFAKTDRDDPRSVTQFVVPKDADGLEVGKKEDKLGLRASDTTTLIFEDVRIPAENRLTEEGKGLSAAFHILNGGRIGIASQSVGLAQSALDEAVEYSQDREQFDQPISEIQTIRHKLADMQTQLQAARLLTRDAARRDDRGENVEMAASMAKYFASEAAVDVANEAVQIHGGYGYTTDFDVERLYRDSKILPIYEGTSEIQKKVIARNVLE, from the coding sequence ATGAACCTCTCGGACGAACAGCAGGCCATCCGCGACGTGGTGCGGGAGTTCGCGGTCGAAGAAATCCGCCCGACCGCCGAAGCAGGCGACCGAGAACAGACCTTCCCCGAGGAGGTCTGGGACGGACTCGCCGACCTCGACATGACCAGTCTCACGGTGCCCGAGGAGTACGGCGGCCTCGACGTGGACCGCCTGACCTACAGCATCGTCAACGAGGAGGTCGCTTACGGCCAACTCGCGGTTGCGACCGCACTGTCGGTCCACAGCCTCGCAACCTCCTGCATCGCCGAGTTCGGCGACGAGGACCAGAAGGAACGCTGGCTTCCCGACATGGCCGAGGGTCGCCCGGTGGGCGCGTTCGCGCTCTCGGAACCCCAAGCCGGTTCCAACCCGGCCGAGATGACCACCGAGGCCCGACGCGAGGGCGACGAGTACGTCATCAACGGCAAGAAGCAGTGGATAACCAACGGCCACCGCGCTGGCGTCGTCGTCCTGTTCGCCAAGACCGACCGCGACGACCCGCGGTCTGTCACCCAGTTCGTCGTGCCGAAGGACGCCGACGGTCTCGAAGTCGGCAAGAAGGAAGACAAACTGGGCCTTCGCGCCAGCGACACCACGACCCTCATCTTCGAGGACGTGCGCATCCCCGCCGAAAACCGCCTGACAGAGGAGGGCAAGGGCCTCTCGGCGGCCTTCCACATCCTGAACGGCGGGCGCATCGGCATCGCAAGCCAGTCGGTCGGACTGGCCCAGTCGGCGCTGGACGAGGCAGTCGAGTACTCGCAGGACCGCGAGCAGTTCGACCAGCCGATTTCGGAGATTCAGACGATTCGCCACAAACTGGCCGACATGCAGACCCAACTGCAGGCCGCCCGCCTGCTGACTCGGGACGCCGCCCGGCGCGACGACCGGGGCGAGAATGTCGAGATGGCCGCCAGCATGGCCAAGTACTTCGCCAGCGAGGCCGCGGTCGATGTGGCCAACGAGGCGGTCCAGATTCACGGCGGGTACGGCTACACCACCGACTTCGACGTGGAGCGACTCTACCGCGACTCGAAGATTCTGCCCATCTACGAGGGGACCTCCGAGATTCAGAAGAAAGTCATCGCGCGGAACGTGCTGGAGTAG